A part of Osmerus mordax isolate fOsmMor3 chromosome 10, fOsmMor3.pri, whole genome shotgun sequence genomic DNA contains:
- the LOC136950042 gene encoding netrin-3-like yields the protein MEKLWSYRRVMVMEKALELQEACNCNLHARRCRFNMELYKLSGRKSGGVCMNCRHNTAGRHCHYCKEGFYRDMARPITHRRACKACDCHPVGAAGKTCNQTTGQCPCKDGVTGITCNRCAKGYQQSRSPVAPCIKIPVVNPTAMVSSTEEPADCESYCKPVKGNLKINMKKYCKKDYAVQVNVLDMETMGDWAKFSVNVVSVYKSRGEPLKRGDNILWIHMKDLACKCPKIQMSKRFLVMGTSEGGPGAGPGVPAGGGAGAAAAPGTGSLLADKNSLVIQWRDVWTRRLRKFQRKEKKGKCSKA from the exons CCTGTAACTGCAACCTCCACGCCCGGCGCTGCCGCTTCAACATGGAGCTGTACAAGCTGTCAGGGAGGAAGAGCGGAGGGGTCTGCATGAACTGCCGCCACAACACCGCGGGCCGTCACTGCCACTACTGCAAGGAGGGATTCTACCGGGACATGGCCCGACCCATCACCCACCGCCGAGCCTGCAAAG ctTGTGACTGCCACCCGGTGGGCGCGGCAGGGAAAACGTGTAACCAGACGACAGGCCAGTGCCCCTGCAAGGACGGGGTGACGGGCATCACCTGTAACCGCTGTGCCAAGGGCTACCAGCAGAGTCGCTCGCCAGTGGCACCATGCATCA aaaTCCCAGTGGTCAACCCAACTGCCATGGTTAGCAGCACAGAAGAACCAGCAG ACTGTGAATCCTACTGCAAGCCCGTGAAAGGGAATCTCAAGATCAACATGAAGAAGTACTGCAAAAAAGACTATG CGGTGCAAGTCAACGTGCTGGACATGGAGACGATGGGGGACTGGGCCAAGTTCTCCGTCAACGTGGTGTCCGTCTACAAGAGCCGCGGTGAGCCACTGAAGCGCGGTGACAACATCCTGTGGATCCACATGAAGGACCTGGCCTGCAAGTGCCCCAAGATCCAAATGAGCAAGCGATTCCTGGTCATGGGTACCAGCGAGGGCGGGCCGGGGGCGGGGCCCGGAGTGCcggcagggggcggggctggagcGGCAGCGGCGCCCGGTACCGGTAGTCTCCTGGCCGACAAGAACAGCCTGGTGATCCAGTGGAGGGACGTTTGGACACGGCGCCTCCGGAAGTTCCAGCGCAAAGAGAAGAAGGGGAAGTGCAGCAAAGCATGA